A genomic segment from Vagococcus zengguangii encodes:
- a CDS encoding acyl carrier protein, with translation MTTFNKIQEIIVDQLGKEEEEVQLTTNFREELEADSLDLFQIINDIEDEFDVKIETDEGLNTVEDLVKFVDSELAK, from the coding sequence ATGACAACTTTTAACAAAATTCAAGAAATTATCGTGGATCAATTAGGGAAAGAAGAAGAAGAAGTACAATTAACAACAAACTTCCGTGAAGAGTTAGAAGCAGATAGCTTAGACTTATTCCAAATTATTAATGATATTGAAGATGAATTTGACGTAAAAATTGAAACAGATGAAGGTCTGAATACAGTTGAAGACTTAGTAAAATTCGTAGACAGCGAGTTAGCTAAATAG
- the guaC gene encoding GMP reductase, whose product MKIFDYEDIQLVPNKCIVNSRSECDTTVTLGKYSFKMPVVPANMQTIVDETISEWLAENGYFYIMHRFEEEKRAPFIERMHAKNLIASISVGVKDYEYGFIDELAEKKLNPEFITIDIAHGHSDSVISMIKYIKEKLPETFVIAGNVGTPEAVRELENAGADATKVGIGPGKVCITKIKTGFGTGGWQLAAVRRCSKAARKPIIADGGIRTHGDIAKSIRFGASMVMIGSLFAGHEESPGETIVVDGVVKKEYFGSASEFQKGEKKNVEGKKIWVNHKGSLADTLNEMQQDLQSSISYAGGRDLEAIRKVDYVIVKNSIFNGDTI is encoded by the coding sequence ATGAAAATTTTCGATTATGAGGATATTCAATTGGTTCCAAACAAATGTATCGTTAACAGCCGTTCGGAGTGTGATACAACGGTAACTTTAGGCAAGTATTCATTTAAAATGCCGGTTGTACCTGCTAATATGCAGACAATCGTGGATGAAACCATTTCAGAATGGTTAGCAGAAAATGGTTATTTCTATATTATGCACCGTTTTGAAGAAGAAAAACGCGCGCCGTTTATCGAGCGCATGCATGCGAAAAATTTAATTGCTTCTATTAGTGTGGGAGTGAAAGATTATGAGTATGGCTTCATTGATGAATTAGCTGAGAAAAAACTAAATCCAGAATTTATCACGATTGATATTGCACATGGACATTCAGACTCAGTGATTTCAATGATCAAATATATTAAAGAAAAATTACCAGAAACCTTTGTTATTGCCGGAAACGTCGGTACACCAGAAGCTGTTCGTGAGTTAGAAAATGCTGGGGCTGATGCAACAAAAGTTGGGATTGGACCTGGTAAAGTCTGTATTACTAAAATCAAAACAGGTTTTGGAACAGGTGGTTGGCAATTAGCAGCCGTTCGTCGTTGTAGTAAAGCTGCTCGTAAACCTATTATCGCAGATGGCGGTATTCGCACTCATGGGGATATTGCGAAGTCTATTCGTTTTGGTGCAAGCATGGTGATGATTGGTTCATTATTTGCAGGTCACGAAGAATCACCAGGTGAAACAATTGTAGTCGATGGCGTTGTGAAAAAAGAATACTTTGGTTCTGCTTCAGAATTCCAAAAAGGTGAGAAGAAAAACGTTGAAGGTAAGAAAATTTGGGTGAATCATAAAGGTTCATTAGCTGATACGTTGAATGAGATGCAACAAGATTTACAATCATCGATCTCTTATGCAGGTGGTCGTGACTTAGAAGCGATTCGTAAAGTTGATTATGTGATTGTGAAAAATTCAATTTTTAATGGTGATACTATTTAA
- the thiD gene encoding bifunctional hydroxymethylpyrimidine kinase/phosphomethylpyrimidine kinase, which translates to MTKKILTIAGSDAGGGAGIQADLKTFEEFNLFGISTITGILSVDFETNQHHLFPIPLTTINDQLTTAFSGGDIPVVKTGLLTQPEVVSLISDKLQDFSTTQLVIDPVAAVKSTDNLLQQSLLTRMIEQLLPLATIVTPNLVEAEILTGVTIENLEDMKQAAKNILSLGPKSVVIKGGARLLGDEACDLFYDGYDFTLFCSPKLNVDTNHGAGCSFSAAIAANLANGASLLTAIKISKAYVHQGIKHGVYLNSKTGYIWHGAYRETSKGRVDNDC; encoded by the coding sequence ATGACGAAAAAAATCCTGACAATCGCCGGCTCTGATGCCGGTGGTGGTGCAGGTATTCAAGCAGATTTAAAAACCTTCGAAGAATTTAATCTGTTTGGTATTAGCACCATTACTGGTATTTTATCGGTTGATTTCGAAACTAATCAGCATCACCTCTTTCCTATCCCCTTAACCACGATTAACGATCAATTAACCACCGCTTTTTCTGGTGGAGATATTCCAGTAGTGAAAACAGGCTTACTAACCCAACCTGAAGTTGTCTCTCTAATATCAGATAAACTTCAAGATTTCTCTACAACACAGTTAGTGATTGATCCAGTAGCAGCTGTTAAAAGTACTGATAACTTATTGCAACAATCATTACTGACTCGCATGATAGAGCAACTCTTACCACTAGCAACCATTGTCACCCCAAATTTAGTTGAGGCTGAAATATTAACTGGAGTAACAATCGAGAACTTAGAAGATATGAAGCAAGCGGCCAAAAACATTTTAAGTCTAGGACCTAAATCAGTGGTCATTAAAGGTGGCGCTCGACTTCTTGGTGATGAAGCCTGTGATTTATTTTATGACGGCTATGACTTTACTCTCTTTTGCTCACCCAAGTTAAACGTAGATACCAATCATGGAGCGGGTTGCTCTTTTTCGGCGGCCATTGCTGCAAATTTAGCTAATGGGGCTAGTTTACTGACCGCAATCAAGATTTCTAAAGCATATGTTCATCAAGGTATCAAGCACGGTGTCTACTTAAACTCAAAAACAGGCTACATCTGGCACGGTGCTTACCGTGAAACAAGCAAAGGAAGGGTCGACAATGACTGTTAA
- the thiD gene encoding bifunctional hydroxymethylpyrimidine kinase/phosphomethylpyrimidine kinase, which yields MIPNVLTIAGSDSSGGAGLQADLKTFQEYGVYGFNAITSIVTMDPQTNWSHHVTPIEPTLVEQQLTTIFAGKNINALKTGMLGDITTIDLAADYIEKYAVEHVVIDPVMACKGTTELLQPENVVRLKEKLIPLATVATPNLLEAKFLADMDDITTLSEMKNAAKKIIALGAKNVVIKGGKNFDENEAIDLFYDGENFVELRSPKIETNHNHGAGCTFAAATTAGLAKGLTPLEAVTLAKDFVTSAIQNGVTINPFVGHVWHGAFFHAEDRVQVED from the coding sequence ATGATTCCCAATGTACTTACAATTGCTGGCTCTGATTCTAGTGGCGGTGCTGGCTTACAAGCCGATTTAAAAACATTTCAAGAATATGGGGTATACGGGTTTAATGCCATCACTAGCATTGTGACCATGGACCCTCAAACTAACTGGTCACATCATGTGACACCAATTGAGCCAACCTTAGTTGAGCAACAATTAACTACTATTTTCGCTGGTAAAAACATTAATGCATTAAAAACAGGCATGCTAGGTGATATCACAACGATTGATTTAGCAGCTGATTATATTGAAAAATACGCAGTAGAACATGTGGTGATTGACCCTGTTATGGCTTGCAAAGGAACGACTGAATTATTACAACCTGAAAATGTGGTGAGATTAAAAGAAAAATTAATCCCACTTGCGACAGTCGCCACTCCAAATTTACTAGAAGCTAAATTTTTAGCAGATATGGATGATATTACAACATTATCTGAAATGAAAAACGCAGCTAAAAAAATCATCGCATTAGGCGCTAAAAACGTGGTGATTAAAGGCGGCAAGAACTTTGACGAGAACGAAGCCATTGATTTGTTTTATGATGGTGAAAACTTTGTTGAATTAAGAAGTCCAAAAATCGAAACTAATCATAATCACGGTGCTGGCTGTACGTTTGCTGCAGCGACAACTGCCGGCTTAGCAAAAGGGTTAACCCCTCTTGAAGCTGTCACACTAGCAAAAGACTTCGTAACGAGCGCCATCCAAAATGGCGTAACCATTAATCCGTTTGTCGGTCATGTTTGGCACGGTGCCTTTTTCCACGCGGAAGACCGCGTTCAAGTGGAGGACTAA
- a CDS encoding PLP-dependent aminotransferase family protein, translating to MFGKLDRTLNQPLYQQLMILIKKKIQMGELVAGDRLPSERQLSELLEVNRSTVIRAYDELAVEGVLTRKRGSGTLVSRETWLQTPRQLNWKKYLAVNEQVTTPATHYKKQLQDKVQLNPSSIIDGYTGDLPQQMIPSFNLTEMKWHDFLAASSDQEPFGLISLRQALSNYINQQFGYKMKLEELLLTAGGQQSLFFIMNALLQSGDTVAVEAPSYFYSLPMFDNYGIRTEAIPLDSEGINLNYFEALLEYQAIKMLFVTPNYQNPTTITMSLERKKALVALCERHQIIIVEDDVYGLLGYQDQHLPLLKSLSPDNVLYVGSLSKVLGKTIQLGWINAPSRVLEALIKVREEWEQPLSIFPQMLVSQLMAAPEFSLLVANLRQELFQKVSTLYQLVTSELANQFSVNLPSGGYYLWLTYQGRLLTISDWQFLLEQNILVFPSFLLTEHAQSIRINVANLSEEQMKILVKALKNHFE from the coding sequence ATGTTTGGAAAACTAGATCGTACGCTTAATCAACCGTTATATCAGCAATTGATGATCCTTATTAAGAAAAAAATTCAAATGGGTGAATTGGTGGCTGGCGACCGATTACCATCAGAACGTCAACTTTCCGAACTGTTAGAGGTTAATCGCTCAACGGTTATTAGGGCGTATGATGAGTTAGCCGTTGAAGGTGTACTGACACGTAAAAGAGGTAGTGGTACACTTGTTAGTCGAGAGACATGGTTACAAACGCCACGTCAGCTGAACTGGAAAAAATATTTGGCTGTTAACGAACAAGTTACAACACCTGCCACTCATTATAAAAAGCAACTACAAGATAAGGTACAACTCAATCCGTCATCAATCATCGATGGTTATACGGGAGATCTACCACAGCAAATGATTCCCTCATTTAATTTAACAGAGATGAAATGGCACGACTTTTTGGCTGCAAGTAGTGATCAAGAACCTTTTGGGTTAATAAGTCTTAGACAAGCTCTGTCTAACTATATTAATCAACAATTTGGTTATAAAATGAAGCTAGAAGAACTTTTGTTGACAGCTGGTGGGCAGCAAAGTTTGTTTTTTATTATGAATGCTTTATTGCAATCAGGTGATACGGTAGCGGTTGAAGCACCATCATATTTTTATTCATTACCAATGTTTGATAATTATGGCATCAGGACCGAAGCGATTCCTCTAGACTCAGAAGGGATAAATTTAAACTACTTTGAAGCGTTACTGGAGTATCAAGCGATTAAGATGCTTTTTGTTACCCCAAATTATCAAAATCCTACTACTATTACCATGAGTTTAGAGCGCAAAAAAGCGCTAGTTGCCTTATGTGAACGACATCAAATTATTATAGTAGAAGACGATGTATATGGGTTATTAGGTTATCAAGATCAACATCTTCCTTTATTAAAGTCATTGTCCCCGGATAATGTGCTTTATGTTGGTTCCTTGTCAAAAGTACTTGGAAAAACCATTCAACTTGGCTGGATTAATGCGCCCAGTCGAGTGTTAGAAGCACTCATTAAAGTGCGGGAAGAGTGGGAGCAACCGTTATCTATTTTTCCACAAATGCTAGTGAGTCAATTGATGGCAGCGCCTGAATTTTCTTTATTAGTTGCCAATTTACGCCAGGAACTTTTTCAAAAAGTCTCTACATTGTATCAGCTAGTGACATCTGAATTAGCCAATCAATTTAGCGTTAACTTACCGAGTGGTGGTTATTATTTATGGTTAACGTATCAGGGACGCCTCTTAACAATTAGTGATTGGCAATTTTTACTTGAGCAAAATATTTTAGTGTTTCCAAGTTTTTTACTGACTGAGCATGCTCAAAGTATTAGAATTAATGTTGCTAACCTATCAGAAGAACAAATGAAAATACTTGTAAAGGCATTGAAAAACCATTTTGAATAA
- the fabK gene encoding enoyl-[acyl-carrier-protein] reductase FabK has translation MKNSKLCQMLGIEYPIIQGAMAWVAEANLASAVSNAGGLGIIASGHAPREFVKSQIDKAKQLTDKPFGVNIMLMSPFVEDIVDLVCEERVKVVTTGAGSPGKYMEKFKAAGITVIPVVASVALAKRMEADGAHAVIAEGMEGGGHIGKTTTMALVPQVVDAVNIPVIAAGGIGDGRGVAAAMMLGVDAVQLGTRFLVAQESTIHENYKKAVLKANDTSTDITGLATGHPVRGLRNKLTREYNKTERIEAGKENPNWELLEDLGKGALKRAVVDGDTKNSSMMSGQIAGMVNKENQTCQQIVEELMTECQTVIKQNMAAWVE, from the coding sequence ATGAAGAATTCGAAGTTATGCCAAATGTTAGGCATTGAGTACCCAATTATTCAAGGTGCGATGGCTTGGGTGGCAGAAGCCAACCTTGCAAGTGCCGTATCTAATGCGGGAGGATTGGGGATTATTGCATCAGGTCACGCTCCTAGAGAGTTTGTAAAAAGCCAAATCGACAAAGCTAAACAATTAACTGATAAACCATTTGGTGTCAACATTATGTTAATGTCACCATTTGTAGAGGATATTGTCGATTTAGTTTGCGAAGAGCGAGTGAAAGTTGTGACTACTGGTGCTGGTTCACCAGGGAAATACATGGAAAAATTTAAAGCAGCTGGCATCACTGTTATCCCAGTAGTTGCTTCAGTTGCATTAGCTAAGAGAATGGAAGCTGATGGTGCACATGCAGTTATCGCTGAAGGCATGGAAGGTGGCGGTCATATTGGTAAAACAACTACGATGGCCCTAGTCCCTCAAGTCGTTGATGCCGTTAATATTCCAGTAATTGCTGCAGGTGGAATCGGTGACGGTCGTGGTGTCGCAGCTGCGATGATGTTAGGCGTTGATGCTGTACAATTAGGGACACGTTTCTTAGTTGCGCAAGAATCAACGATTCATGAAAACTATAAAAAAGCTGTTTTAAAAGCGAATGATACAAGTACAGATATTACTGGTTTAGCAACTGGACATCCTGTGCGAGGGTTAAGAAATAAATTAACCCGTGAATATAACAAAACCGAGCGTATTGAAGCGGGTAAAGAAAATCCAAATTGGGAACTTTTAGAAGATTTGGGTAAAGGAGCGTTGAAGCGTGCCGTTGTTGATGGCGATACGAAAAATAGCTCAATGATGTCAGGTCAGATTGCCGGCATGGTGAATAAAGAAAATCAAACGTGCCAACAAATTGTTGAAGAGTTGATGACAGAATGTCAGACAGTGATCAAGCAAAACATGGCCGCTTGGGTTGAATAG
- the fabD gene encoding ACP S-malonyltransferase — MKIGFIYSGQGAQYHGMGKDLFDASDVFADTIAEASTALGWDMQALLFNEDSALNETEFTQPAVLTMSTAIDRMLRQAGILPSMVAGLSLGEYSALVASGALSFEEAVCLVQKRGRWMTEAVPSGQGAMAAVMNVDRQIIEVTCEAVSQTHGLVIAANYNMPAQIVISGETAAVEEAQARLELEPKSKVVRLKVSGPFHTPLLAPAAEKLAAELETIEMSEMTLPVVSNINGQVIGTTEAIVPTLIEQIKSPVYWEECVQTMIEKGVDTFVEVGPGKALRGFVKKINRNVTVFNVENLSTFEKLISKLKELEEGNPNE, encoded by the coding sequence ATGAAAATTGGATTTATTTATAGTGGCCAAGGAGCTCAATACCATGGCATGGGAAAAGATTTATTTGATGCTTCAGATGTTTTTGCCGATACGATTGCTGAAGCAAGTACTGCGTTAGGATGGGATATGCAAGCGTTATTGTTTAATGAGGATTCTGCATTAAATGAAACAGAATTTACTCAACCGGCTGTTTTGACAATGAGTACGGCGATTGACCGTATGCTACGTCAAGCAGGTATTTTACCTAGTATGGTGGCGGGTTTAAGCTTAGGGGAATATTCCGCTTTAGTTGCAAGTGGCGCACTATCTTTTGAAGAAGCCGTTTGTCTCGTTCAAAAACGTGGTCGTTGGATGACAGAGGCTGTGCCAAGTGGTCAAGGTGCGATGGCAGCGGTGATGAACGTTGACCGTCAAATCATTGAAGTAACGTGTGAAGCAGTTAGTCAAACACATGGTTTGGTAATCGCAGCTAATTATAATATGCCCGCTCAAATTGTGATTTCAGGTGAAACGGCTGCAGTTGAAGAAGCGCAAGCGCGTCTTGAATTAGAACCTAAAAGCAAAGTTGTACGTTTGAAGGTGAGCGGTCCTTTCCACACACCCTTGTTAGCACCAGCTGCTGAAAAGCTAGCTGCCGAATTAGAAACGATTGAAATGTCTGAGATGACTTTACCTGTTGTGTCTAATATCAACGGTCAAGTAATTGGGACAACTGAAGCTATTGTCCCAACGTTAATTGAACAAATTAAATCTCCGGTTTATTGGGAAGAATGTGTGCAAACGATGATTGAGAAGGGTGTCGACACGTTTGTCGAAGTTGGTCCTGGTAAAGCATTACGTGGTTTTGTGAAAAAAATTAATCGCAATGTGACTGTTTTTAATGTTGAAAATTTATCAACGTTTGAAAAACTAATAAGTAAACTAAAAGAATTAGAAGAGGGAAACCCAAATGAATAA
- a CDS encoding beta-ketoacyl-ACP synthase III, translated as MNYSRITQCAHYAPTTVVHNDDLAKMIDTSDEWIYQRTGIRQRHVVTNENTSDLCEKVAYQLLEKSGLTAEELDFIIIATVTPDYQMPSTACLVQGLIGATKAFAFDVTAACSGFVYALSLADKLIQSGTYQRGLVIGAETMSKIIDWTDRSTAVLFGDGAGGVLLEASPTRHFLAEQLQSDGKRAQSLTAGYQNNQSPFATTTELIKESIVMDGRQIFDFALKDVSKNIRQTIERLEEPTIDYVLAHQANKRLLDAMAKKTKLPREKFLDNMEFFANTSAASIPILLSEAIEQGTLKLNSGQHILLTGFGGGLTWGSLAIKL; from the coding sequence ATGAACTATTCACGTATTACGCAATGTGCTCATTATGCGCCAACAACTGTCGTTCATAACGACGATTTGGCAAAAATGATTGATACGAGTGATGAATGGATTTATCAACGAACCGGCATCAGACAACGCCATGTTGTAACGAATGAGAACACCTCTGATTTGTGCGAAAAGGTAGCGTACCAGCTACTTGAAAAGAGCGGTTTAACAGCAGAAGAATTAGACTTTATCATTATTGCAACGGTGACACCTGATTATCAAATGCCTTCAACAGCTTGTCTAGTACAAGGGTTGATAGGTGCAACGAAGGCTTTTGCTTTCGATGTGACCGCGGCGTGCTCAGGTTTTGTCTATGCACTAAGTTTAGCCGATAAATTAATTCAGAGCGGCACTTATCAAAGAGGTCTCGTGATTGGGGCAGAAACAATGTCAAAAATCATCGATTGGACAGATCGTTCAACCGCCGTGTTATTTGGCGATGGTGCAGGTGGCGTCTTATTAGAAGCTAGCCCAACTCGTCACTTTTTAGCCGAGCAGTTACAATCTGATGGCAAACGTGCGCAAAGTTTAACAGCGGGTTATCAAAATAACCAAAGTCCTTTTGCAACAACGACTGAGTTAATTAAAGAGTCGATTGTCATGGATGGTCGCCAAATTTTCGACTTTGCTTTAAAGGATGTTTCAAAAAATATCCGACAAACAATTGAGAGATTAGAAGAACCGACGATTGACTATGTCTTAGCGCATCAAGCAAATAAACGCTTATTAGATGCCATGGCCAAGAAAACTAAACTACCTAGAGAAAAGTTTTTAGATAATATGGAATTTTTCGCTAATACTTCAGCAGCTTCGATTCCTATTTTGCTTTCAGAAGCAATTGAACAAGGAACGTTGAAGCTAAACAGTGGACAACATATCCTATTAACAGGATTTGGTGGCGGTTTGACCTGGGGTAGCCTGGCAATCAAACTGTAA
- a CDS encoding ECF transporter S component, with the protein MTVKQSNRWSLRLIILVGVFASLVTIATSIRIPLPALVGSPFVHFGSSVFLLATLLLGFVPGALVGSLGFAIFDILNGYATEAPYFVLESFIVAGLAMAVFTLFKPNKYNYIMAIITGALAKIIMTFFKNLVMSLWLGTTLDVAVASSFGTLYITGINAIISVIFVSIMYPILKNIIKKR; encoded by the coding sequence ATGACTGTTAAACAATCGAATCGTTGGTCGCTACGATTAATTATTTTAGTCGGTGTTTTTGCAAGTCTTGTGACAATTGCTACTAGTATACGGATTCCATTACCTGCTCTAGTAGGAAGTCCCTTTGTCCATTTTGGTAGTAGCGTCTTCTTACTTGCTACATTGCTACTGGGGTTTGTTCCAGGTGCACTTGTCGGCTCATTAGGTTTTGCGATTTTTGATATTTTAAACGGCTATGCAACAGAAGCACCATATTTCGTGTTAGAAAGTTTCATCGTGGCTGGCTTAGCAATGGCCGTTTTCACGCTATTTAAGCCGAATAAATATAACTATATTATGGCGATTATTACTGGCGCTCTTGCCAAAATTATCATGACCTTCTTCAAAAATTTAGTGATGAGTTTATGGCTAGGTACTACATTAGATGTCGCGGTTGCTAGTAGTTTTGGGACCTTATATATTACCGGCATTAACGCCATCATTAGTGTGATTTTCGTTAGTATCATGTATCCTATTTTGAAAAACATCATAAAAAAGCGCTAG
- a CDS encoding MarR family winged helix-turn-helix transcriptional regulator: MGTDLDLINSALVAVFNDILTIEESELRKSQFDDISIKEMHTIEAIGLHNERTSSEVAKRLSVTVGTLTVAINNLEKKGYVERVRCESDRRVVRLKLTNRGRLFYRVHAHFHKKMVEAALADMDEDEKNALIKGLGNLHNFLKKSY; the protein is encoded by the coding sequence ATGGGAACAGATCTTGATTTAATTAATTCCGCTTTAGTGGCTGTCTTTAATGACATCTTAACCATTGAGGAATCTGAATTACGAAAAAGTCAATTTGACGATATATCAATCAAAGAGATGCACACTATTGAAGCGATTGGACTTCATAATGAACGCACGTCATCTGAGGTTGCTAAACGTTTATCAGTAACAGTTGGGACGCTAACCGTTGCGATTAACAATTTAGAGAAAAAAGGTTACGTCGAACGTGTTCGATGTGAATCGGACCGTCGAGTAGTAAGACTTAAACTGACGAATCGTGGCCGTTTATTTTATCGTGTGCATGCTCATTTCCATAAAAAAATGGTAGAAGCTGCGTTAGCCGATATGGATGAAGATGAAAAAAATGCCTTAATCAAAGGATTAGGAAATTTACACAATTTCTTGAAAAAAAGCTATTAA